The Pseudorasbora parva isolate DD20220531a chromosome 19, ASM2467924v1, whole genome shotgun sequence genomic sequence ACCACGAACTCCGCCTCCGTTTCCCTCGTCAGCTGATACAATTTTCCCCCGGagtgcatctttttttttatgtttgtaaaaaatattttaataacacagTTTTGACGGTTATAAAGTTCTAATGACGTTGTTTAACTATAACCGTCGGTCTCACGGTTATATACTAACCGTCACACCCCTAGTGCCACCTAccggtccggagatacgaaaaatggctcttttggcttataacttcaaaaccgtttgtccaaaaataataaaattggtCTTGTTAGAtgcagggcgtcatgccgagtctgatatccaattttaccattttggctgtcggccattttgaaattatgtgctaaaatgctCTATTTTATGAATGTGtgacagattgttatgaaacttggtatgggtcatcaccccGATGACAACTGATCCACTGTGCAGTTTGTTCATTTCACTCAACTATGTTAAATTGACCGAACAAACACGTATTAAGTAAAGCTGACAACACTAAGTTTTTTTAGTAGAAACAACTCAGTAAATTTAAGTTCATGTATACATGAGTTTGTGAAGTATTGTGAACAAGAATGATTTGAGTGCAACCAACAAGAGggaaagtaatttttttttgagtgtatagaGCTGGGATATATTgagttaaacactaaaataaagcacataatTGTGTCATTTGGCTGATTTTTGTCTCATCAGAAATGAGCGTTTGGCTTCTTTCCATCCTTTCTGCCGGCCGTGATGGTGAATGATTCCTCCTGCGGCGACTGTAGCcagaaaaaacacaaacacagccaGACCGACACCACCGAACATCAGCACACGCTCCGTCACCGTCACCTCGTCTACAGACAGACGAGAGTTATTCACATTCATACAAACACACGATTCAGTGTGAGAATACATGCCAGATCTCCAGAAGAGAAGATAACAAGATCACTCTAAAATAATTCAggggcttagtaaatatcacagtaaacTTTATTAACTTCATCAAATCTCTAAATATCATTTATTTGATGTTTTGAGTtgaacataccaaaataattgactagatatccaacagttaattttgtcttaAATGTACAGttgtatttaagtttttttcactaaaagaatttagtattttaataaccaattatttatttcagtatatttgtgaaatttttaTCAAAATATTCGAGAATGGAGAAACAAATCGACCTGTTTCAAGAGCCACAAACATCACTTAATTCAAATGAagattattaatatgtattacaCACTGAAGAAACAATGCACAGCCATTTTAGAGTTTAAATGTTGGCGGTATTGTACACATGTCTAAACAGTAGGACTAATATATGCTGTATTACTGTAACCTTTACTGTAACCTTACTCATCCAAATAAAGGCCGGTAATGTTTAAGTGTGGTTGTGTGGAGTATTTCACAAACGTTACGAGGAATTAAAGTTGATATTAAAGTTATACAATAAAAGTTAATattactcataaataaaaacatagaCATAATTAAAACACTACTTCATGCTTCATGGTATGGTTCACACTAGTTCATATGGtgtatgtaattgatttcactacttcactacatttgttTGTGTAAAAATGGTTGACCAAAAAAAACTGAGTAAATTGTAaaagtttttagagtgtaacaaGCAACACATTACCTGTGATCTCAACTTCTGCTGTCGTCTCTTCTACAAAAACACCTGTGAATATATGATCGGTTTATCTGTAAAtatatgaacacacacacacacacacacacacacacacacacacacacacacaaaatcctGCTTCTGTCATTTTTAAGCTGTTGTTAAGAGCACTCCTCAAATTAACCTTAACATGGGTTAGTTAAGCAATGTCGAGTGCTAAGTTTATATATCTACTCATGATCTCAATCACAAACCACTAAAACACAAATCATCTTCAGATCTCGTCTTCAGTGGCtcatcttaaaggggtcatgaactgagaaatcaacttttccttcagcttttgacatataagagttCATCACACTGTAAGAATATCCCGAAAACGTCCTTATCAgtccaaaaacaacatttattgtAACCAAGCCCAGAGAACGACTATAGATCAGTGAAAGATCAACGCCTACTTCATCATCGCAACTTTGGCTCCGCCCACaggagtgttagtgagatgacgaggagagatgAACGGACTAAATATAACATCACCTTCTaaaggatcctaatgctaggaCTGTTCTTATTTATTCTCATcaatgtgaatgtctcagttgagcattatttatttgtgttcgcTACATTTCACTGAATAATTTGATAAATCAGTCACAATTTCGCCGCAAACAGACTTTTATGATATGGACTCGACAGTAATGCCACAGCATGTCAGTAATCGTGTTCATTCCTGATCTGagatcagtgatttctgatgtgaATCatgtacaaacccgattccaaaaatgtggatatatatatatatatatatatatagagagagagagagagagagagagagagagagagagagagagaaatagataaatattgaaatattgacatttcaatattttattcagaatacactatagatgacatatcaaatgtttaaactgagaaaatgtataattttaaggggaaaataagttgattttaaatttcatggcatcaacacatctcaaaaaagttgtgcCAAGGCCGAGTTTACcactgtgtgtcatcccctcttctttttatatcagtctgcaaacatctgtcgactgaggagacgagctgcttaagtttaggaataggaatgttgtcccattcttgtctaatacaggcttctagctgctcaactgtcttaggtcttctttatcgcatcttcctctttatgatgcgccaaatgttttctaatggtgaaggatccggactgcaggctggccatttcagtgccggatccttcttctacgcagccatgatgttgtgattgatgcagtatgtggtctggcattgtcatgttggaaaatgcaaggtcttccctgaaagagatgacgtctggatggagcatatgttgttctagaacttacatatacctttcagcattgatggcctttccagatgtgtaagctacCCATGCTACACgcactcatgaaccccagaccatcagagatcagcttctgaactgagcgctgagaacagcttgggttgtccttgtcctctttagtccggatgacatggcgtcctagtttttcaaaaaacaaatttgattcgtctgaccccagaacagtttcccactttgccacagtccattttaaatgagccttggcccagagagaacgcctgcgcttctggatcatgtttagatatggcttcttctttgaccaatagagttttagccggcgacggcgaatggcccggtggattgtgttctccaatgttttctggaagtattcctgagcccatgttgtgatgtccattacagtatcagtcctgtatgtgatgcagtgccggcTAAGGGCTGAAGACCACTGGCATCCAGACCCTTACgctcagagattgttccagattctctgaatctttggatgatattatgcactgtagatgatgataacttcaaactctttgcagtgtttctctgagaaactcctttctgatattgctccgctatttttcgccgcagcattgggggaattggtgatcctctgcccatcttgccttctgagagacactgccactctgagaggctctttttatacccaatcatgttgccgattgacctaataagttgcaaattgatcctccagctgttccttatatgtccATTTagtccggcctcttattgctaccggccccaacttttttggaatgtgtagctctcatgaaatccaaaatgagccaatatttggcatgacatttcaaaatgtctcgcTTTctacatttgatatgttatctaaattatattttgtgaataaaatatatgtttatgagatttgttaattattgcattccttttttattgaCAATTTGTAGagtttcccaactttttttggaatcaggtttgtacagtcagatgtgtcagtaaatcaaaccagttaCTAAACACTCAATTTACATTATTTCTCTCAATGggatgaaaataattatttaataaactgtgattaaattatatattgatAGCGGTCAAAGAACGCTCCCGCTCTCTTTACAATcgctggagctgtcaatcaaacagccTAAGTTTATCAGTGACTGAGTTCAAGAATCACACCAAAACTCCCGTTATAATAATCAACAAATctcttatttatattttgtttgcACAGTtagtttacactgaagtctcacagcatgctagcctagaaatctagacgccccctagcggcagcaaatctaatctgcctgcgagtttcgtctagcaactctcaatacctttctgagctgtaaacgccaaactctggtcgggccaatcacatcgtgtgtagagtcggtgggcggggccataatgacgacggccgagctgcgtttgcgtgcttctagtaaacacagaaactggcgaacggcggtctgtcgaatcagctttgaccgcgactctggaagacttgagttaagcttttctctgagaaaagaacaaagaacggcactgaagtcattttgaagaagggaagatgtgttcagagtttagccgaccggatacggcgaatgtttaatctatcagctctgcttcaccttcgttgctctggttggttgtagcgctatcctatcgcgtgcagagggagtttgacagacagccgtttatccgcccctcagattgagccggcaatggagagtttccagaccaaacatcttgatgtgggcttgtcaggctaacagcatgccttttatttttaaattatgaccATTTTTGACGTACATAATTatactaacattataagtgcagcccaggaaacatttaaaatcaatacAATAATGCAGTTCATGACGCCTTTAAGATATGATGTGAAAACTGAAATGCATTACCGGCATGGTGACCCTCAATCTCCAGTCTGATGGGTTTGTCGAAGAACATCTCTGGAGCGTCAGACTTTACTCCACAGAAATAAAAACCCAGATCTGACTCTGATACTCCAGAAATAGTGAAAGAGACTTTGGTGACCCAACTGTCTGCGTTCATTTCCAGACGAGTGCTGTCCTGGTTGTATTTGATCAGCAGTTTTCTTCCTGTTTGGTCCTTCTCTCCAGAAATCAGCAGAACGAGCTCTTCAGATCTGAGATGATACCAGGCCACTTCATATCTGTTTCTCATGCTGCAGTTCAGGACGATGTTTTCTCCCATCTGGACTCTCACAGCAGAAGATCCTGACGCATCTGAGAGACAGCGATATTAGCTACACTATTTGAGATTGATATGTTAATTTCACGAATGTTTGAATATATTTACCACTGGATGTGATTTGCATAATCCAATGAGAAAATACACAGAAGAAGAGAACGGCTTTCTCCATTGTGTCTGTCGTCTGTAGAGGTGTCAATCAAACTAAAGGTTTCAGTTCAATGCAGAGACACTAAACCACAAGGTGTTTTCATTTCCGTCTCAGAGAAATAAAGCATTGAATAATAGTCTCTGTCAGGTCAAGTGTTAGATCTTCACACCCAACAGCCACGGCAGCCAATCACCACTCAGAATGAATGACTCTGTCACATTGGTTTAACTTTGATTTTTAAACCAAAAGAACGAAAGACACTTTTCCTTTAATATAACCACAATAAATGCTATTGTTTTCATTGATGTGCAGCCTGTACACATCATGTAATATCTCAGACATGTGATGGTACTGTATGGGTTTACTTTAGCTTGCAGTGATGCTTGATGAACAAAACTTGGCTATTGTGTGTCCATGATCAATATTCGGTTTCATGTTGAGCTTTATTCTGGGAGATGCTTTGGACAAATAATAACATTCACTATGTTGCATaaaacattcttaaaataaatgtacaaacaCATGATGTCTCTTCTTGGTTTTTGTCATCACTGCATTACTGTGCGTGGGTTTTCCGAAAACTGCTGGAGGAAGTCATGTTTTTTTCGAAGGCATTGTTAAACAGGAAGCTCACGCTTCACTTCTGAAAAGTGAAAAACATCAGTGAAGAAACGAAAGATGCTCAAAACGTTCAAAGCAAGAagttctttattaagttaaaaaTGTAACCACACATAACGAATAAATAATCATTAATGAACTCTATGATAGCTCTGTATACAGCGATCAGACAAACCATTATGAGCTCTGacaggtgaataacactgatataACACTGGGAGGTCATAATgatatgcctgatcagtgtccaTACTCTATAAAGTGACCTTTGATCAACAGTTGATTTTTCCTCTTGTACCCTGAATGAAGCAGAGTTGAGCATGAGTAGAAAACAGCTGAATGAATACAAAAAGcttaaataaacttaaaactaTCCCAACAATATGTGATTGCACAGTGAATATACTGAAATGATGAAGAGTCACATGTGTACTTCTAAAGAGATTACTGTAGTTTTACCCGAAATCACTCGTTTCACAGGTTGATCTGCAATATTCCTACTAACAGAATAGCACAAAAACCACAATATCTGACCTCACGAGACACgactgctcacacacacacacacacacacacacacacacacgtctgatgGTCAGAAAATTCACAGTGGAGTGATGAAGCCAGAAGGCAACTAAATAACCcgagtgtaaaaaaaaattgtgcttcTGCTGGCTTTTGAGCACCATGGCGTTTAGGGTGACTAAAGTAAACTTTTATCCCTTTTTCCTATAATTTTGCATTCTGGATATTCCCTGAGATTTTGTTGATGACGATAATCAGACAATATTTTGCTGAGTCTGACTCGTAAATCTTTTCATATTCTGTGCATTAAAGGTGATATATTCTCCTTTAAATTGATTTCCAGGGGCATTTGAACTTTTGTATGGGTATTAATCTTACCTTAGTAGATAAATGCATTATCTTTTATGACATATTCTTACATTTAATCtataaattcagttataataatGAGACTCGGAGCGGCATCTGAATtggcatttagatgtttttacaCCGAATGTTTAAAGCTGATAAatccttaaaaatatgaaatcatCCATAAAACATCTGCGCTTGGCTTCGGTCACAACCGTTCTGCTGTGGATTCATTTGGAACTACTTTTACTTTTGCAAAATCAGACATGCTAAACTAGACCTATACACTGTACGTTTAGACAAcgtatgtttttacatttcttaactcATCAAAATGAGTTTTCAATACAAGATTCATCAAATTTTTAGTCAGTTTAATGTCACCTCTTTTTGAGAATAGACGTGAAAATGCACTGtccaaacttaaatggctgAGTATAGTTGGAATATAGACCTAAATTTGGTCTTGTTTTAAAGAAGACACTCGGCAGGTTATTGCACTTCAAAAAATCAAAGTATGAAAATGTATGTAagtttaaatttactgtaaattaaattctgctaaatattttttatttgatataaaatgtaatattttacaaaatacatttttctctaAAATTTTCctataaaatcaaagccatgtgtctaaccaagttgtgttccGAATTTGaaattgatatcacaaaaatgatTTAGTTTAGTCGCTGTACCAAAAATAGCTATCGGGTGTCACACATGTCCCACTTAATTCTTTTTGATGAATTTGACAAATATCGTGAATATATATAAGAATAAATATGAgaatatattttgtaatatgaaATCTGACACCGCAAACTAGGGGAGGAGCCTGCAAGAAGAATTTAGAGCTGTTAAACTGTATAAAAATATGTccatagtgtccgtgacgtgaCCCATTggattctgaagagccgttctgaagcgtaaagtagagtcgagctggccgtcgccatcttAGCAGCGTGTCACGcacggataacagaaaatggccaagaggcgggatgtgggcggagcttaggtgacgtgATCACTAACAGACAGTCGATAATTGGCTATCCACcggtcactcaaagtggccacgcccttaattatgcagaactttaaggctttatataatgtaaacgattgagttataaaaaaaaaatcacccccttatagtcgtcatgaagggcaaaattagccgtatagaccaaaaccacaatttgtaccaaaCTAGGgttgggcgatatctcgatatttaaaatatattgagatattttttaaactcgatatggatttggacatatcgtatatatcgatatattgtttatatttaattctgattctgCCACTTTGCTTATTTAACTTCTCTGTGCTGTGCTCGGCCcgctcgcgcgcctcccgcctcattgcttttgttccccctccccttgtgtcgtctcattgaacacggcgGCGTCCGCATccgcaaccaggtgaggattagttatcatgttgacaagcgtgTGCGTTGTTTAAGACTTAGTTTAGAGACCATGATTTCCCTTCttacacaactgcttgctaaattCTGCTTGCCACAGTCAGGCGATTGAGACGCACTCACAGTCGCAATCGTGTCGGTTTATGATTTGTGTCCaactgatcgcatggttttcggttaaaatgtcaaaatgatcgcatattatttgaaaacattaaaaaaatcattgcaatatcgttattattattttgtcatctttatcacgggattatggtgaataggtctattcatgttttaaccaagagagaaaacgcgacatcccgggtgtcctgagacacgcggtgctcttctgtcagttgtactgtatcatattatcatatagcctaccttctgacattcatatttcgttctgtaactggaaaagaagggaAGCTCGTCTCATGTGTACATGATCCGCATGATGAGGCACTCCGTCACGCTTTAGTAAGAGCGCGACATCTAGCCagctgtttgaattttgataaaaattttaacaggaagtggtgttatgacaaaatcattttatttatatctcagtcatgcccccatctttctgcaaaatgtttactttaactgtaaaaatggtagtctttgattcatcttttgaaagcatgaaataaatgaaaagaaggctatgttattttattttacagttaaattattattaattatgtaATCAGtaagtttaacttttttttttaatgtcgcAAAAGCATTTTGTTtctacatgaactgactacctctttgaacatctccaaaaaaaaaagactgtatgacatttgtttttgctgtagattttagggggttatttatCTTGTTAAGATAtagagatatatatcgtatatcgagatatagcaaaatatatcgagatatattttttgctccatatcgcccagccatATACCaaactgtaaacatgttttattctgctgtaaagttgggcattttaacatagggctcaatgagattctgctccttctggagccgctctagtggccagttgaggaactgcagtttaagtcattacttcagtattggcttcaagagaaactgggggaggttacTGCTTGATTTAGGGCATAGACTGTAAGAAAATATggccgtagtgtccgtgacgtcacccataggattctgatgagtcgttctgaagcttaaagcatgggcgagctggccgttgccatcttgtgagcgagtcatcgcgtgtcactcccggataacagaaaatgggcaaagaggcgggatgtgggcggagctgaggtgaagcaatgactatagacagcggataaatggctatccaccagtaaccacgcccttaattatgcagaactttaaggctttatataatataaatgaatgagttataataaaattcacccccctcacagtcgtcatgaaggtcaaaattagccgtatagatcaaaaccacaatttgaaccagactgtaaacatgtttcattctgctgtaaagttgggcattttaacatgagctcaatgagattctgctccttctggagccgctctagtggccagacgatgaactgcagtttacattacttcagtattggcttcaagagagatcgcgggaggttgccgcttgatttAGAGTAACGTTCCCATGGTAACGCAACGTCCAAtttcaaaacagttttcacaggatgaattttgggtttgtatgtttttaaatgatacctaatttatggtgattactaaaatatgtgatatgaaaaaacggtaaaaaataaataaattaattaattaattaataaaaaagttGATTGTACCTAATTTAAGACAGCAGAGCTTCACATTGACAGACGATACCTTCAGAGATTCAGTGT encodes the following:
- the LOC137047732 gene encoding uncharacterized protein, whose product is MEKAVLFFCVFSHWIMQITSSDASGSSAVRVQMGENIVLNCSMRNRYEVAWYHLRSEELVLLISGEKDQTGRKLLIKYNQDSTRLEMNADSWVTKVSFTISGVSESDLGFYFCGVKSDAPEMFFDKPIRLEIEGHHAGVFVEETTAEVEITDEVTVTERVLMFGGVGLAVFVFFLATVAAGGIIHHHGRQKGWKEAKRSFLMRQKSAK